The proteins below come from a single Miscanthus floridulus cultivar M001 chromosome 1, ASM1932011v1, whole genome shotgun sequence genomic window:
- the LOC136477964 gene encoding reticulon-like protein B8, with the protein MSERSESATEKIMSSIMDTIADNLPKQKSGRFDPGSVSDKVKNKLFGRQKTLHGFLGGGKPADVLLWRNKKISSSVLALATAIWVFFEWLDYHFLTIVSFALVLGMVIQFVWSNFSNMLSGSPSQVPRVELPDELFVNIAVAIGAQVNKFLCFLQDVSCERNLKHFVVAIAGLWAAAVIGSWCNFLTVIYIGFVCVHTLPVLYEKYEDQVDDFLYSLLGLLRDQYQKLDQGILSKIPKGNMKAKKNE; encoded by the exons ATGTCGGAACGTTCTGAGAGTGCAACTGAAAAGATTATGAGCAGCATCATGGATACCATTGCTGACAACCTTCCTAAGCAGAAGTCTGGGCGTTTTGATCCAGGTTCAGTCTCTGACAAAGTGAAGAACAAGCTGTTTGGTCGTCAGAAGACCTTGCATGGATTTCTGGGTGGTGGAAAAC CTGCTGATGTGCTGTTATGGAGGAACAAGAAGATATCATCGAGTGTTCTGGCTCTTGCAACAGCTATTTGGGTTTTCTTTGAGTGGCTTGACTACCACTTTCTGACAATTGTTTCGTTTGCACTTGTTCTTGGAATGGTTATCCAGTTTGTTTGGTCCAACTTCTCAAACATGCTAAGCGG ATCTCCTTCTCAGGTGCCCCGAGTTGAATTGCCTGATGAGTTATTTGTGAATATTGCCGTTGCAATCGGTGCCCAAGTAAACAAGTTCCTGTGCTTCCTTCAGGATGTGTCTTGTGAAAGAAACTTGAAGCATTTTGTAGTG GCGATCGCCGGATTGTGGGCTGCTGCAGTGATTGGAAGTTGGTGCAATTTCCTGACAGTCATATATATCG GGTTTGTTTGTGTTCACACACTTCCTGTGCTCTATGAGAAGTACGAAGACCAAGTGGATGATTTCCTCTACAGCCTTCTTGGTCTGCTGCGAGATCAGTATCAGAAGCTTGACCAAGGCATCTTGAGCAAGATTCCCAAGGGGAACATGAAGGCTAAGAAGAACGAGTAG
- the LOC136477972 gene encoding uncharacterized protein — protein sequence MEQKPSSSLLLVGLLAIALLCTGPGHAMRLLNDANGGLEFSFGSKAATAGAETEPLDPSLGDDYESENEISHVEFEPELGSAAPYPYAAAAAPVPSPTTVTVVRAAAGPATEPVTVRAWNNAAGSAAGSRSMKWWLPPSTMPSFPLFPNPGGMPAIPGLPLPGMPFHPIGGWAAPAPPAPSQPAPPAAEAASTNANNDPNASGGGNN from the coding sequence atGGAGCAGAAGCCGTCGTCGTCCCTCCTACTCGTCGGCCTCCTCGCCATCGCCCTGCTCTGCACCGGGCCCGGGCACGCCATGCGCCTTCTGAACGACGCCAACGGCGGCCTGGAGTTCTCCTTCGGCTCCAAGGCGGCGACGGCAGGCGCGGAGACCGAGCCGCTGGACCCGTCCCTGGGCGACGACTACGAGAGCGAGAACGAGATCAGCCACGTGGAGTTCGAGCCGGAGCTCGGCAGCGCGGCGCCGTACCCGtacgccgcggccgcggcgcccGTCCCCTCCCCGACCACCGTCACCGTCGTCCGCGCCGCCGCGGGGCCGGCCACGGAGCCCGTGACTGTGAGGGCCTGGAACAACGCCGCCGGTTCCGCCGCCGGCAGCCGCAGCATGAAGTGGTGGCTGCCGCCGTCGACCATGCCGTCGTTCCCGCTGTTCCCGAACCCCGGCGGCATGCCCGCCATCCCGGGGCTCCCGCTGCCCGGCATGCCGTTCCACCCCATCGGCGGctgggccgcgcccgcgccgcccgcgCCGTCGCAGCCGGCGCCTCCTGCCGCAGAGGCCGCGAGCACGAACGCCAACAACGACCCCAACGCGAGCGGAGGGGGCAACAACTGA